The DNA region TCCAATGACCTTAATTTAGGTGATTGCTGTAATGAAGGACACCAATTGCGGCCGCACATTGTTTGGTTTGGCGAAGCGGTTCCTCTTTTAGAAGAGGCAGCTATCGCTACTCAAAATGCAGATATTGTTATTATTATTGGAACATCAATGCAGGTATATCCTGCCGCCAGCCTTATTGATTATGCCCAAAGCGGAATTCCCATATATTTTGTAGACCCTAAACCCAACGTGTCCAGAAACAATTATGACAACCTTACTGTGATAGCAAAAACCGCCGTACAAGGCATACCTAAACTGGTGACTGAACTAATTGCAACCATTCAAGAAAACTAACAAGTTGTTATTTTATGACCAAGGAAGAGCTTTATAAATCATTGGACTATGTTAATCATTCTCGTGAAAAGCGTTCGGAAATGGCTACTTTAATTTCTCAAAACCCGCAAATAGTAGTTCCTTTAATGGAAATAGCCTTTACCGTAGATGACCCCATATCCAATAAAGCGTGCTGGGTTCTTGAATTTACAGCGAAGGAAAACCTATCTTTTTTATACCCTCATTTAGAAGAATTTACAACTAATTTACACCGAGTACGCTATGACTCTGCAATACGCCCTTTAGCAAAGATTTGCGAATTTTTGACCGAAGTATATTTCTCAAAAAATGATATCGGTCTTAAAAATATTATGACAGAAAACCAATTGGAGCGAATTACCTCGGCTTGTTTTGATTGGTTGATAGGCGAATACAAAGTTGCTGCCAAAGCATATTCTATAACTTCTTTATACCAACTAGGACATAAATACGATTGGGTTCACCCAGAATTAAAAATGATTTTAGAGCAAAACTATGCCGCAGGCAGTGCCGCATACAAAGCAAGAGCTCGCCATGCTTTAGCAAAATTGAAGAAGCTTTCCATCTAAAATACGAGTTGTTAACTTTTTAGGTACAACTTTTTAGCATTAGAATCTTAAAAACCTTTTAAAACTAGCCATCTTAAGGTATCTTTGCTTTTTTTCAAAAATCAACTTTATACAACGTTATGTCGCTAAACGCTTTGAACGCTATTTCGCCTATAGACGGGCGCTACAGAAGTAAAACTGAACCATTGGCACCGTTTTTCTCGGAAGAAGCCCTTATAAAATATCGGGTGCAGGTAGAAATTGAATATTTTATCGCCCTTTGTGAGATTCCGTTACCTCAACTTTCCGGTTTTGACCACTCAAAATTTGAAGCGTTAAGAGAAATCTACATCAATTTTGATACGGTAGATGCCCAAGAAATAAAAGAAATAGAGAAAACGACCAATCACGATGTAAAAGCTGTTGAATATTTTATAAAGGCTGCATTTGATAAGTTAGGACTTTCTGCACATAAAGAGTTCATCCATTTTGGTCTGACTTCTCAAGATATCAATAACACGGCAATTCCCCTTTCCATTAAAGAGGCAACGAACGAAGTATATGTACCCGAATACACCACATTATTGAACAAAATTCAAGAATTGGCAACTGAATGGGCAGAAATACCAATGTTGGCCAGAACACATGGTCAGCCTGCCTCTCCTACCCGTCTTGGAAAAGAGATAGAAGTCTTTGTAGTTAGGCTAAAAGAACAGTTCAACTTATTGAACGATATTCCGAGTGCTGCAAAATTTGGTGGCGCCACAGGAAACTACAATGCACATAAAGTAGCCTACCCATCTATTGACTGGAAAGCCTTTGGGACTAAATTTGTTCAAGAAAAATTAGGGCTTCACCACTCCTTCCCTACTACACAGATTGAGCATTATGACCATATGGCCGCATTGTTCGATACTTTAAAGAGAATAAACACCATTATTCTTGATTTGGATAGAGATTTCTGGACGTATG from Zobellia alginiliquefaciens includes:
- the purB gene encoding adenylosuccinate lyase, producing MSLNALNAISPIDGRYRSKTEPLAPFFSEEALIKYRVQVEIEYFIALCEIPLPQLSGFDHSKFEALREIYINFDTVDAQEIKEIEKTTNHDVKAVEYFIKAAFDKLGLSAHKEFIHFGLTSQDINNTAIPLSIKEATNEVYVPEYTTLLNKIQELATEWAEIPMLARTHGQPASPTRLGKEIEVFVVRLKEQFNLLNDIPSAAKFGGATGNYNAHKVAYPSIDWKAFGTKFVQEKLGLHHSFPTTQIEHYDHMAALFDTLKRINTIILDLDRDFWTYVSMDYFKQKIKKGEVGSSAMPHKVNPIDFENSEGNLGIANALFEHLSAKLPVSRLQRDLTDSTVLRNAGMPFAHTIIAFQSTLKGLNKLLLNKEKFEQDLENNWAVVAEAIQTILRREGYPNPYEALKGLTRTNTKINQNSIAEFIDTLEVSDAIKQELKVITPSNYTGI
- a CDS encoding adenylosuccinate lyase yields the protein MTKEELYKSLDYVNHSREKRSEMATLISQNPQIVVPLMEIAFTVDDPISNKACWVLEFTAKENLSFLYPHLEEFTTNLHRVRYDSAIRPLAKICEFLTEVYFSKNDIGLKNIMTENQLERITSACFDWLIGEYKVAAKAYSITSLYQLGHKYDWVHPELKMILEQNYAAGSAAYKARARHALAKLKKLSI